One Gemmatimonadota bacterium genomic region harbors:
- a CDS encoding serine/threonine protein kinase has protein sequence MTAPSAEFLAFQAALAGEYSLARELGRGGMGVVYLARDVQLDRDVAIKVLPGPLALDATARERFLREARTAAGLSHPHIVPIHRVGDVGGFVFFVMSYVKGETLGERLRTRGPLPPVDAMRIMREVAWALAYAHGRGVIHKDVKPDNILLEAETGRAIVSDFGIAQGESDVRDEGRVMGTAQFMSPEQAAGEFLDGRSDLYSLGVMAHLAVSGRLPADTTRLAAPTHPGSRLPSVLEAAPGLPPALASAIDRCLALDPALRFTDGEALATALAPAPARPELPPGLRAWLAARNPLLVPYMAWMGLFGTLTTVNLVIWLAGQRPAGFGDLPLLASIASLPVIPIVGYHLNQGYKQFRAGFSLADLRAAMDVARREREDVEATEQKAPEPGFHRPLRSATVAAAAWLGATFVLLLLGVIHENRGQAYLVLAPVLATMGLGAASNALDVQFIPNRVRRWWQAGVRDRLWNSRVGQWFARRFGAPEHSRAVDEGAFRATEVALGVAAADLFAALPAAYRTQLDELPAIVRSLEARAADARAELGVLAAMAPAGDGVDVLAARRAAAKQHLSDSVAALEGIRLDLLRIHAGSSDLAPLTTLMGDARRIGDDLHRLAAAQRELDDALHQTT, from the coding sequence ATGACGGCACCCTCGGCGGAGTTCCTCGCCTTTCAGGCCGCCCTCGCTGGTGAGTACTCCCTCGCCCGCGAGCTCGGCCGCGGTGGAATGGGAGTGGTGTACCTCGCTCGGGACGTACAGCTCGACCGTGACGTCGCGATCAAGGTCCTGCCTGGTCCACTCGCCCTGGATGCCACGGCCAGGGAGCGATTCCTCCGCGAAGCACGCACCGCCGCGGGGCTCTCTCACCCGCACATCGTCCCGATCCATCGCGTGGGCGATGTCGGCGGGTTTGTGTTTTTCGTGATGAGTTATGTGAAGGGCGAAACGCTCGGAGAACGCCTGCGAACGCGTGGCCCCCTTCCCCCGGTAGACGCCATGCGGATCATGCGCGAGGTGGCCTGGGCGCTCGCGTATGCCCATGGGCGGGGGGTCATTCACAAGGACGTGAAGCCAGACAACATCCTGCTCGAGGCCGAGACCGGGCGCGCGATTGTCAGCGACTTCGGGATCGCGCAGGGAGAATCCGATGTGCGAGACGAAGGACGGGTGATGGGCACGGCGCAGTTCATGAGCCCTGAGCAGGCGGCCGGTGAGTTCCTGGACGGACGGAGCGACCTCTATTCGCTGGGGGTGATGGCGCACCTGGCGGTCAGTGGCCGACTCCCGGCCGACACGACGCGCTTGGCCGCTCCGACGCATCCGGGATCGCGGTTGCCGAGCGTACTGGAAGCCGCGCCGGGGCTACCGCCAGCGCTCGCCTCTGCCATCGACCGCTGCCTCGCGTTGGATCCGGCGCTCCGATTCACCGATGGCGAGGCCCTGGCCACTGCGCTGGCTCCCGCCCCCGCACGGCCGGAACTCCCACCTGGGCTTCGCGCCTGGCTCGCGGCACGCAATCCATTGTTGGTGCCCTACATGGCCTGGATGGGCCTGTTCGGGACGCTGACGACGGTCAACCTGGTCATCTGGCTCGCCGGGCAGCGCCCCGCCGGATTTGGCGATCTCCCTCTTCTGGCCTCCATCGCGTCACTGCCCGTCATCCCGATCGTGGGATACCATCTCAATCAGGGCTACAAGCAATTCAGGGCAGGCTTTTCACTGGCGGACCTGCGCGCGGCCATGGACGTGGCACGTCGCGAGCGCGAGGACGTGGAGGCGACGGAACAAAAGGCCCCGGAACCCGGCTTTCACCGCCCGCTCCGCTCCGCGACCGTGGCCGCCGCTGCCTGGTTGGGCGCCACGTTCGTGCTGCTCTTGCTTGGGGTGATCCACGAAAACCGTGGGCAGGCCTACCTGGTCCTCGCCCCGGTGCTCGCGACGATGGGGCTCGGCGCGGCGAGCAACGCTCTCGACGTCCAGTTCATCCCGAACCGTGTGCGTCGGTGGTGGCAGGCCGGGGTGCGCGATCGGCTGTGGAACAGCCGCGTGGGCCAGTGGTTCGCCCGGCGCTTTGGCGCACCCGAGCACTCACGCGCTGTTGACGAAGGGGCGTTCCGTGCGACCGAGGTCGCGTTAGGCGTGGCCGCCGCGGACCTGTTCGCTGCCCTCCCGGCGGCGTACCGGACCCAGCTCGACGAGCTGCCGGCCATCGTCCGATCCCTGGAAGCTCGCGCGGCGGACGCACGCGCCGAACTGGGCGTCCTCGCGGCGATGGCGCCGGCGGGAGATGGCGTGGACGTGCTTGCTGCCCGTCGTGCGGCGGCCAAGCAGCACCTGTCCGACAGCGTGGCGGCGCTGGAGGGAATTCGCCTTGACCTGTTGCGCATCCATGCGGGGTCCAGCGACCTGGCGCCGCTCACGACGTTGATGGGCGATGCCCGACGGATCGGGGACGACCTGCACCGCCTGGCCGCGGCGCAGCGCGAGCTGGACGACGCGCTGCACCAAACGACCTGA
- a CDS encoding sulfatase-like hydrolase/transferase has translation MHPRLRFLALLALAAATSCGAPEASRPNILFVLVDDLRWDDIAVAGHPFVETPNIDRLAREGTRFLNAFAATPLCSPSRATILTGQFAHTNGIIDNTARDSASHQLPTFAVPLSAAGYTTGFFGKWHMGNDDSPRPGWTRWVAMRGQGEAVDPQLNFDGTRRVVPGYVTDVLTDQVVEFVRGAGAKPFMAFLAHKALHPNIMQSNDGTRGSMREGQPEGFVPAPRHVGRYAVPPITRRPNALQPPLGKKALARAIPGLPPLSPATGTSERDIRARLEMLLGVDESLGRIVAVLDSLGTLDQTMIVFTSDHGYFYGEFGLDQERRLAYDETARIPLLVRYPPLARAGATPAPMVQTTDFASTILEVAGVKDVAVRDGRSIVPLLVGEAPADWRKSLLLEYWTDIVFPRTLTMGYKAVRTERYTYIHYTELEGMDELYDLQADPFQMENIIDSERGRAALPALQQELGRLVATGSPGAAR, from the coding sequence ATGCACCCTCGCCTTCGCTTCCTTGCCCTGCTCGCCCTGGCCGCTGCCACGTCGTGTGGCGCGCCAGAGGCCTCCCGACCGAACATCTTGTTCGTCCTGGTGGATGACCTGCGCTGGGATGACATCGCCGTGGCCGGTCACCCGTTCGTCGAGACGCCGAACATCGACCGGCTGGCGCGTGAGGGGACGCGCTTCCTCAATGCCTTTGCGGCGACGCCCCTGTGTTCGCCGAGTCGGGCGACGATCCTGACTGGGCAATTCGCGCACACCAACGGGATCATCGACAATACGGCGCGTGATTCGGCGAGTCATCAGCTGCCGACCTTTGCCGTGCCCCTGTCGGCGGCGGGCTACACGACCGGGTTTTTCGGCAAATGGCACATGGGGAACGACGATTCCCCGCGACCGGGTTGGACGCGCTGGGTGGCGATGCGTGGGCAGGGGGAGGCGGTCGACCCGCAGCTCAACTTTGACGGGACGCGGCGCGTGGTGCCGGGGTATGTCACCGACGTGCTGACGGACCAGGTGGTGGAGTTCGTGCGCGGTGCGGGTGCAAAGCCGTTCATGGCGTTCCTCGCGCACAAGGCGCTGCACCCGAACATCATGCAATCGAACGATGGCACACGCGGGTCGATGCGTGAGGGGCAGCCGGAGGGGTTCGTGCCTGCGCCACGGCATGTGGGGCGGTATGCGGTGCCGCCGATTACTCGACGGCCCAATGCGCTGCAGCCGCCACTGGGGAAGAAGGCGCTCGCCCGCGCCATTCCCGGCCTGCCGCCGCTGAGCCCGGCGACGGGCACCAGTGAGCGGGACATTCGGGCGCGCCTCGAGATGCTGTTGGGCGTTGACGAGTCCCTCGGCCGCATTGTGGCGGTGCTGGATTCACTGGGAACGCTCGACCAGACCATGATCGTGTTCACGAGTGACCACGGATACTTCTACGGGGAGTTTGGCCTCGACCAGGAGCGTCGCTTGGCCTACGATGAGACGGCCCGGATCCCATTGCTGGTGCGTTACCCGCCGCTGGCGCGTGCCGGGGCCACCCCCGCGCCGATGGTGCAGACGACGGACTTTGCCTCGACGATCCTCGAGGTGGCAGGAGTGAAGGACGTCGCCGTGCGCGATGGGCGATCGATCGTGCCGCTGCTCGTGGGCGAGGCACCGGCGGACTGGCGGAAGTCCCTGCTCCTCGAGTACTGGACCGACATCGTCTTTCCCCGCACGCTCACCATGGGCTACAAGGCCGTGCGGACGGAGCGCTACACGTACATCCACTACACGGAGCTGGAAGGGATGGACGAGTTGTACGACCTCCAGGCCGACCCGTTCCAGATGGAGAACATCATCGACTCGGAGCGCGGACGCGCGGCGCTTCCCGCCCTGCAGCAGGAGCTTGGGCGATTGGTTGCCACCGGGAGCCCTGGCGCCGCGCGCTGA
- a CDS encoding protein kinase: protein MSDTTRSDPIREALQGSLGGQYVIEGLLGQGGMGSVYRARDITLDRPVAIKVIAGDVATHPQLRDRFLLEARTVAKLRHPNIVAVYSAGEAGGMLYFVMELVPGESLRDLLSRERGVEPARAERILHELALALDYAHTSGIVHRDVKPENILLDRETGRAMLTDFGVARALEGDGRMTGTGMILGSPRYMSPEQASGEPTIDGRSDLYALALVGYEMFTGKPVVEASNVAGMLVKHLTETPRPLGDAAQAVPAGVSTAIDRALAKDRQLRWATGREMAEAIGAGWTPTGTLAGTGIRAAAGTVAAQRPNRRNLLLGGAVAAAAVAAVAWRFLAGGGAPSGVDPRRSYAVMPFEVQSGNADVRWLRDGAVNMLTLALSQWKDLTVADYERTMVLVRDAGLEEKRVDIDKALGIARRANAWTVVTGTITTTADSLLVQARLYDVVSGDQLRTESRSAPLAADPRPLFEGLARYLIGVAGVTGSERMDLAAATTNSLSAYRAYLDGVRALFSWQVLRADSLFQVAIQNDSTFALAWHKRSLALGWGDAAGGGYLESSERALQLVDRLPAREQALVRGHHALSRGLRATNTGGDGTAKLAEAQEIYRTLIASDSGVAEAWYGLGDALFHTPFDPKDLNGSTGRLTASIRAFNRTLALDSTFHLAYSHLIQQYQTVASPSGLVLVGDSVQVVIDSAATRRLGGAAGLDKLRADAQARAFVMTRGWLKADPDAVPAVATLVQGYALAGHFDSALAFVDTALKRPALARSPLRFQAGIYQLIADDPRGTETLLQVSQTMTPAAMRQDVPANDRYAVLATAVSAAAMTGSQAAVDRTSEFFVQTDSVLPGGSAPTRPLMRGFQLGLAATMRGSMTSAERSEILGGLRRTESLLAAALPQLRQGMLPLAYVSFMLTGDTAFSGVVKRITAGGPRQPDLEAREALLRGDTAAARAIAATFSPADSVRRARLGLAGLRTVVRAEVLEALGDTRGAIAQYEAMHPSRFVTSFIDPGFAVFVRTFAARARLYESIGERDKAVAAWEEFLRRWEKGDAITEPARREARAALQRLRDAAPRR, encoded by the coding sequence TTGAGCGATACCACCCGGTCCGACCCGATTCGCGAGGCCCTGCAGGGCAGCCTCGGAGGGCAGTACGTCATCGAGGGGCTCCTGGGGCAGGGCGGGATGGGCAGCGTCTACCGCGCTCGCGACATCACCCTGGATCGTCCGGTTGCCATCAAGGTCATCGCCGGCGACGTGGCGACCCATCCGCAGCTGCGGGACCGGTTCCTCCTCGAGGCGCGCACAGTCGCGAAGCTGCGCCATCCCAACATCGTCGCGGTGTACTCCGCGGGCGAGGCCGGGGGGATGCTCTACTTCGTGATGGAGTTGGTGCCCGGCGAATCGCTGCGGGACCTCCTCTCGCGAGAGCGGGGTGTCGAACCCGCACGGGCCGAGCGGATCCTGCACGAACTGGCGCTCGCGCTCGACTATGCCCATACCAGCGGGATCGTCCATCGTGACGTGAAGCCGGAGAACATCCTGCTCGATCGGGAAACCGGGCGCGCGATGCTCACCGACTTTGGGGTTGCGCGCGCGCTCGAGGGCGACGGCCGGATGACCGGGACGGGGATGATCCTTGGGAGCCCGCGGTACATGAGCCCGGAGCAGGCGTCCGGAGAGCCGACGATCGATGGGCGGAGTGACCTGTATGCCCTCGCGCTCGTGGGCTACGAAATGTTCACCGGCAAGCCGGTGGTCGAGGCATCGAACGTGGCCGGGATGTTGGTCAAGCATCTCACGGAGACACCGCGTCCGCTGGGTGACGCCGCCCAGGCGGTGCCCGCGGGAGTGTCCACGGCCATTGATCGCGCCTTGGCCAAGGACCGCCAACTACGGTGGGCGACAGGCCGCGAAATGGCCGAGGCGATCGGCGCCGGGTGGACGCCGACGGGGACGTTGGCTGGCACCGGCATTCGCGCGGCCGCCGGTACGGTGGCTGCCCAGCGGCCCAACCGCCGCAACCTGCTGTTAGGGGGAGCCGTGGCCGCGGCAGCCGTTGCGGCAGTGGCGTGGCGTTTTCTTGCGGGGGGCGGGGCACCCAGTGGGGTCGATCCGCGCCGCTCGTACGCCGTCATGCCGTTTGAGGTGCAGTCGGGGAATGCGGATGTTCGCTGGCTGCGTGACGGCGCAGTGAACATGCTCACGCTCGCGCTCTCGCAGTGGAAGGACCTGACGGTGGCCGACTATGAGCGCACGATGGTGTTGGTGCGCGACGCCGGATTGGAAGAGAAGCGCGTCGACATCGACAAGGCCCTCGGGATCGCGCGTCGCGCGAACGCATGGACGGTGGTGACGGGCACCATCACCACCACCGCCGATTCGTTGCTGGTGCAGGCACGGCTCTACGATGTGGTGAGCGGCGACCAGTTGCGCACGGAGTCGCGCAGTGCGCCACTCGCCGCCGACCCGCGTCCCTTGTTCGAGGGGCTGGCGCGGTACCTCATTGGCGTCGCCGGTGTGACGGGATCGGAACGGATGGATCTCGCCGCAGCGACCACCAACTCGCTGAGTGCGTATCGCGCCTACCTGGATGGCGTGCGCGCGCTGTTCTCCTGGCAGGTCTTGCGCGCTGACTCGTTGTTCCAGGTCGCCATCCAGAATGACTCCACCTTTGCGCTGGCCTGGCACAAGCGCTCACTCGCGCTCGGCTGGGGAGATGCGGCCGGCGGGGGATACCTGGAGAGTTCGGAGCGCGCCCTGCAGCTGGTCGACCGGCTGCCGGCGCGCGAGCAGGCGTTGGTGCGCGGGCATCACGCACTCTCACGCGGCCTGCGCGCCACGAACACCGGAGGCGATGGCACGGCCAAGCTTGCCGAGGCACAAGAGATCTATCGCACGCTGATCGCGAGCGATTCCGGAGTCGCCGAGGCGTGGTATGGATTGGGTGACGCCCTGTTCCATACGCCCTTCGATCCCAAGGACCTCAATGGAAGCACCGGTCGGTTGACGGCATCGATACGTGCGTTCAATCGGACGCTGGCCCTCGACTCGACCTTCCATCTCGCGTACTCGCACCTGATCCAGCAGTACCAGACGGTGGCTTCACCGAGTGGACTCGTCCTGGTGGGTGATTCGGTCCAGGTGGTGATTGACTCTGCGGCGACGCGGCGACTGGGGGGCGCGGCCGGGCTGGACAAACTGCGGGCCGACGCACAGGCACGGGCGTTTGTGATGACCCGTGGCTGGCTCAAGGCCGACCCTGATGCCGTGCCCGCCGTGGCGACGCTCGTGCAGGGGTATGCCCTGGCCGGTCACTTCGATTCCGCGCTGGCGTTCGTCGACACGGCGCTCAAGCGACCCGCGCTGGCACGATCGCCGCTCCGCTTTCAGGCTGGCATCTACCAGTTGATAGCCGACGATCCTCGTGGGACGGAGACGCTCCTGCAAGTCAGCCAGACCATGACGCCGGCGGCGATGCGACAGGATGTGCCGGCCAACGATCGATACGCGGTCCTGGCGACCGCGGTCTCCGCGGCGGCGATGACGGGCAGCCAAGCCGCGGTGGACCGCACGTCAGAGTTCTTCGTCCAGACCGACAGTGTCCTCCCTGGCGGCAGTGCCCCGACGCGTCCCCTCATGCGCGGGTTTCAGTTGGGACTCGCCGCGACAATGCGGGGGTCCATGACCAGTGCGGAACGGTCGGAGATCCTGGGAGGCCTGCGTCGGACCGAGAGCCTGCTGGCGGCCGCCCTCCCACAACTGCGCCAAGGGATGCTGCCCCTCGCGTACGTGTCGTTCATGCTCACCGGAGACACCGCGTTCAGCGGCGTGGTGAAGCGGATCACGGCGGGTGGCCCGCGACAGCCAGACCTCGAGGCGAGAGAGGCACTCCTGCGCGGGGATACGGCCGCGGCGCGAGCCATCGCCGCGACCTTCTCGCCCGCGGATTCTGTGCGCCGCGCCCGCCTTGGACTGGCCGGGCTACGGACCGTAGTGCGGGCTGAGGTGCTCGAGGCGCTGGGCGACACACGGGGTGCCATCGCCCAGTATGAGGCGATGCACCCCAGTCGATTTGTCACGTCGTTCATTGATCCCGGCTTCGCCGTCTTCGTGCGCACCTTTGCCGCACGGGCGCGACTCTACGAGTCGATCGGCGAGCGCGACAAGGCGGTTGCCGCGTGGGAGGAATTCCTGAGGCGCTGGGAAAAGGGTGACGCGATCACCGAACCGGCACGGCGCGAAGCGCGTGCGGCACTGCAACGCCTGCGCGACGCTGCTCCCCGTCGCTGA
- a CDS encoding formylglycine-generating enzyme family protein: MSLLLVATGCRTRSYLAALSAAALLVSCTPAGTRDLTIEPPGAAPAGMVWIPGGTFSMGDDGPFALPHEQPVHQVAVDGFFMDVAPVTNERFEEFVRATGYITIAERAPDVAALMQQLPAGTSPPAPELLVPGSVVFTPTDREVDLRDVSQWWRWTPGANWRHPHGPGSDISGREAFPVVHVAWDDAVAFATWAGGRLPTEAEWEYAARGRLERAAHTWGHEAHDTASPQAHIYRGAFPTHPAEPVAVGSYAPNGFGLRDMSGNVWQWTADWYRPDTYTRRATSQPVVNPAGPATPLDPRDGVEATRVIRGGSFLCNDAYCRGYRVSARGTGAPDTGASHIGFRLVMTPDHWRARDTRGAR; encoded by the coding sequence ATGTCCCTGCTCCTCGTTGCCACCGGGTGCCGCACCCGGTCGTACCTCGCCGCCTTGTCCGCCGCCGCGCTCCTGGTAAGCTGCACGCCGGCAGGGACGCGTGACCTCACGATCGAACCGCCAGGGGCCGCTCCCGCCGGCATGGTGTGGATCCCCGGCGGCACCTTCTCCATGGGAGATGACGGCCCGTTCGCCCTCCCCCACGAGCAACCGGTGCACCAGGTCGCGGTCGACGGCTTCTTCATGGATGTCGCTCCCGTCACCAATGAGCGCTTTGAAGAGTTTGTCCGCGCCACCGGATACATCACCATCGCCGAGCGCGCGCCAGACGTCGCGGCACTCATGCAGCAACTCCCGGCAGGCACCTCACCCCCTGCGCCCGAGCTCCTGGTTCCGGGATCGGTCGTCTTCACGCCGACCGATCGTGAGGTCGACCTCCGCGATGTCTCGCAGTGGTGGCGCTGGACGCCGGGGGCGAATTGGCGGCATCCACACGGACCGGGCAGTGACATCAGCGGACGCGAGGCGTTTCCCGTGGTGCACGTCGCATGGGACGACGCCGTCGCCTTTGCGACCTGGGCCGGCGGACGACTGCCAACCGAGGCCGAGTGGGAATACGCCGCGCGTGGACGGCTCGAACGCGCGGCGCACACTTGGGGACACGAGGCACATGACACGGCCTCGCCACAAGCCCACATCTACCGCGGTGCCTTCCCCACCCACCCCGCAGAACCCGTGGCAGTGGGGAGCTACGCACCCAACGGGTTTGGCTTGCGCGACATGTCTGGCAACGTGTGGCAGTGGACCGCCGACTGGTACCGACCGGACACGTACACACGCCGTGCCACTTCGCAGCCGGTGGTGAACCCGGCCGGCCCCGCGACCCCACTCGACCCGCGCGACGGGGTCGAGGCCACCCGCGTGATTCGTGGAGGGTCCTTCCTCTGCAACGACGCGTACTGTCGCGGTTATCGGGTCAGCGCGCGCGGCACTGGAGCGCCGGACACGGGAGCCTCACACATCGGCTTCCGCCTCGTGATGACCCCGGATCACTGGCGCGCACGCGACACGCGAGGCGCGCGCTAG
- a CDS encoding S9 family peptidase, protein MPRLLERLPTRLGAALAVLAVISPLQSVVGQDSRAGRPAGQPASGKKVLTINDYTRWRALEAPQLSPDGNWLSYVQRQTNVVATASKPALHIKRLDGGNDTAVVDATQATFSSDSRWIAYLIEPPPPSRPTRDSASTPGGAPSPAPSDTTAPTRGARTPPPQRLAELRELATGKVMSWQDIQGATFSSTASHLLLRRRPSGNAGATGGAAAPGGPGGPGGGANASSGVRAADALLHHLATGLTTYLGNVGEAAFNRTGDLLAYTVEAPVKDANGLFVIDLATGRTWVLDNDARTYSRLAWNDSGTGLAVLKGKDVPRMRERENILMAVPNVRAAMRDDTRPSTMALDSTAAGFPRGWVISDRATLSWSDDNQRVFLGLIGQRPAPDTARRRNTDSLPDVDVWRTEDERVQSLQMIRAEADRNYTFRQAFDLRSGAFVRLADSTMRELDVAPDGSWAVGRDLRGYVTDYGRQQADVYRVDVTTGQRTLMFKGLIVEAFAYGFSPNARHWLYWKDERFHQYEAATGTSKPLIATGAPSFINREFDHPGPKPSYGVAGYAADGSGVIVNHRYDLWYLPYASGQPRNLTNGEGTRQEIVFRVVRTSPPDLVALRGERDGRVVDLAQPVTLASYGEWTKKSGFHTLAAGALRPVVFEDATFSLPMRAARADTYLFTRQTFIEFPDLRVSGADFATSRKVTDANPQQAEYAWGRRVLFDFKLKDGTRSQGILTLPDDYQAGEKRPMIVSFYEKNSQNMHRYTSPSFVTGMGSLPVEAVSKGYITMMPDVYFRTGRSHSDMLEAVEAATQKVIELGYADPKKVGVHGHSYGGEGAAFIGTRSKMFAAVGVGAGVTDLTTDFAQSWGWTYAVTGGSGDNAFEYYLNGQGRWGFSPWDKPEVYRFESALTHVPQVTAPFLIMHGTADPTVSFVEGMNLYSALRYNKKQAIMLAYPNEGHGLRGLANRRDLTERYFQFFDHYLRGRPAPAWMTQGVPFLVKETPPRVVP, encoded by the coding sequence ATGCCACGCCTCCTTGAACGACTTCCCACCCGCCTGGGCGCCGCCCTCGCCGTACTCGCCGTCATCAGCCCGCTGCAGAGCGTCGTTGGACAGGACAGTCGGGCCGGGAGGCCAGCGGGGCAGCCAGCAAGCGGCAAGAAGGTCCTGACGATCAACGATTACACCCGTTGGCGTGCGCTCGAGGCTCCACAGCTTTCCCCCGACGGCAACTGGTTGAGCTACGTGCAGCGCCAGACCAACGTCGTCGCGACGGCATCAAAGCCCGCGCTACACATCAAGCGGCTCGATGGCGGCAACGATACGGCCGTTGTCGACGCCACACAGGCTACCTTCTCGTCCGATTCGCGATGGATCGCCTACCTCATTGAGCCGCCTCCGCCGTCCCGACCAACGCGAGACAGCGCCAGCACTCCCGGCGGCGCACCGTCCCCGGCTCCGTCGGATACCACCGCCCCAACCCGCGGCGCACGAACGCCACCGCCCCAGCGTCTGGCGGAACTGCGCGAGCTGGCGACGGGCAAGGTCATGTCGTGGCAGGATATCCAGGGGGCGACCTTTTCCTCCACGGCGTCGCACCTGCTGCTGCGGCGCCGTCCCTCGGGCAACGCCGGAGCGACCGGCGGTGCGGCCGCACCTGGCGGGCCGGGCGGGCCTGGCGGTGGTGCCAATGCCAGCTCGGGCGTTCGCGCCGCCGACGCGCTGTTGCACCACCTCGCCACGGGCCTCACGACCTACCTCGGGAACGTTGGCGAGGCCGCGTTCAATCGCACCGGTGACCTGCTGGCCTACACCGTGGAAGCGCCCGTGAAGGACGCCAACGGCCTCTTCGTGATCGACCTCGCCACGGGCCGCACCTGGGTGCTGGACAACGATGCGCGCACGTACAGCCGGCTGGCGTGGAATGACAGCGGCACCGGCCTCGCTGTGCTCAAGGGGAAGGACGTGCCGCGCATGCGCGAGCGCGAGAACATCCTGATGGCCGTGCCGAACGTGCGCGCCGCCATGCGGGACGACACCCGACCGTCCACCATGGCGCTCGACTCCACCGCAGCCGGGTTTCCGCGCGGCTGGGTGATCAGCGATCGCGCCACGTTGAGCTGGAGCGACGACAACCAACGCGTCTTCCTCGGGCTCATCGGCCAGCGCCCGGCACCGGATACCGCCCGGCGTCGCAATACCGATTCGCTACCCGACGTCGACGTCTGGCGCACCGAGGATGAGCGCGTCCAGTCGCTGCAGATGATCCGCGCGGAAGCCGACCGCAACTACACCTTTCGGCAAGCGTTCGACCTTCGCAGCGGCGCGTTTGTGCGACTCGCCGATTCCACCATGCGCGAACTGGACGTCGCCCCCGACGGCAGCTGGGCCGTGGGCCGCGACCTGCGTGGCTACGTCACGGACTACGGACGGCAGCAGGCCGATGTCTATCGCGTGGACGTCACCACGGGCCAGCGCACCTTGATGTTCAAGGGGCTCATCGTCGAGGCCTTCGCCTACGGCTTCTCCCCAAACGCCAGGCATTGGCTCTACTGGAAGGACGAACGCTTCCATCAATACGAAGCAGCAACCGGGACGTCCAAGCCCCTCATCGCCACCGGGGCACCGAGCTTCATCAACCGCGAGTTCGACCACCCCGGGCCAAAGCCGTCGTACGGCGTGGCCGGATACGCCGCCGACGGTTCGGGGGTCATCGTGAACCACCGCTACGACCTCTGGTACCTCCCGTATGCGTCGGGGCAGCCGCGGAACCTCACCAATGGCGAAGGGACGCGACAGGAGATCGTCTTTCGCGTCGTGCGCACATCGCCACCGGACCTGGTGGCCCTGCGAGGCGAGCGCGATGGACGCGTCGTCGACCTCGCGCAGCCGGTGACCCTCGCGTCGTATGGGGAGTGGACGAAGAAGTCCGGCTTTCACACCCTCGCTGCCGGGGCGCTGCGCCCCGTCGTCTTTGAGGACGCGACGTTCAGCCTCCCCATGCGAGCGGCGCGCGCCGATACGTACCTCTTCACGCGACAGACCTTCATCGAGTTCCCCGACCTGCGCGTGTCCGGCGCGGACTTCGCGACGTCGCGCAAGGTGACGGACGCGAATCCGCAACAGGCCGAGTACGCGTGGGGGCGCCGCGTCCTCTTTGACTTCAAGCTCAAGGATGGGACGCGCTCCCAGGGGATCCTGACCCTGCCGGACGACTACCAGGCCGGAGAGAAGCGGCCCATGATCGTCTCGTTCTACGAAAAGAACTCGCAGAACATGCATCGCTACACCTCACCGAGCTTCGTGACGGGGATGGGGAGCCTCCCGGTCGAAGCGGTGAGCAAGGGATACATCACGATGATGCCCGACGTGTACTTCCGCACGGGACGCTCGCACAGCGACATGCTCGAGGCCGTCGAGGCGGCGACGCAGAAGGTGATCGAGCTGGGGTATGCGGACCCGAAGAAGGTCGGTGTCCACGGCCACAGCTATGGCGGCGAGGGTGCCGCGTTCATCGGCACGAGGTCGAAGATGTTCGCGGCCGTTGGGGTAGGCGCCGGCGTCACCGACCTCACGACAGACTTCGCGCAGAGCTGGGGGTGGACCTATGCCGTCACCGGAGGCAGCGGCGACAACGCCTTCGAGTACTACCTCAACGGCCAGGGGCGCTGGGGATTCTCCCCGTGGGACAAGCCCGAGGTCTACCGGTTCGAGTCAGCGCTGACCCACGTGCCACAGGTCACAGCGCCCTTCCTCATCATGCACGGGACCGCTGACCCCACGGTGAGCTTCGTCGAGGGGATGAACCTCTACAGCGCGCTCCGCTACAACAAGAAGCAGGCGATCATGCTGGCCTACCCTAACGAGGGACACGGGCTGCGTGGCCTCGCGAACCGCCGGGACCTCACTGAGCGCTATTTCCAGTTCTTTGACCACTACCTGCGAGGCCGCCCGGCCCCCGCGTGGATGACGCAGGGCGTGCCGTTCCTGGTGAAGGAGACGCCGCCACGCGTCGTGCCGTAG